The proteins below come from a single Oscillospiraceae bacterium genomic window:
- a CDS encoding UvrD-helicase domain-containing protein, with product MPEQPKIQFTPAQAAAIRARGGSLLVSAAAGSGKTRVLVERVVGLITDPEHPADADSLLIMTFTNAAAAKLRADITARLAQEVRAHPGNTNLRRQQLLLQRASIGTVDAFCLHFVQQHFAMLDVPPDFTTAEEADLARIEQETLAATLETAYQDADFRAFADLYDRGRTDSTAGDAVLDLYHFTRALPHPAASLTAFAEMWQQEAPPQQTEWGRELLGIALARAQGVKALLDSGAAIAARDEKADAAYTAVMLDDAARVENLCYHLEQGDWDKCLSALELVLSGWRAAGRIKGGKDANQSAAAASELRDRAKKQLESLRRDALLCTAEEFAADRRRAAPLVAALVRVTQTFADNCFAAKCAEKVLDYADYEHLTLDLLVNERNERTPLCRTVSSRYTAVLVDEYQDTNALQDAIYFALARPEADNLFFVGDIKQSIYRFRLADPGIFVGKQQQWKPHPQPAPSPATLALDANFRSAPGVIAGINYLFEVFFTQGLGGVPYGDGQRLVVGGDKSAAYQGLCEINVIDGADTAGDAAVIAGRIAEMVKTGFAVRGKEGVRPCRYEDFCILLRGRKGFADYEGALRTAGIPVFADSAADLLDEPHIRPFAALLRVIDNPAQDIPLAAVLLSPMFPYTADDLVALRRARPNGSLYGAVLGGEQARFAPFTEALAEYRRLARTLPVEELLGELLARTGYLAAVGALPDGLRCREDLLSFTAWAAGAGRAGLPALIRAMDAAAHNGGLNQSAGGQTRPGCVSIMTVHRSKGLEFPVVFVADTAHQFNQSDAVRPVLTHSRLGVGVMLRAPRAAKRFKTLPYAALAQAIRTETLSEEMRVLYVALTRAQDALIITVPLKRTDSALKLPALCAAAEATGPESMRGMGSWAGWLLTAAMLHPGSDALWARTNFLPHHRKTGVPLDIRLLPLPEQTEQPSAPPAAAADPALVAQLQASFAWQSPRAALEKVPAKVSVSAVAHAARPVALERPAFLQKSGMTGAERGTAIHAFMQSVPFDGPAPDLAAEVQRQTRLQLLDAALADKLDLDAVRPFFDSAVWRRIRLARRILREEPFITALPAADITPAAGQGSAAGAEVLVQGIADLVLVFDEHAEILDYKTDRSRDAQYYIDEYAAQLRLYRRAFAQRLSVPVTKLTIYSFAIGDEIDVPLG from the coding sequence ATGCCAGAACAACCCAAGATACAATTCACCCCGGCGCAGGCGGCTGCCATCAGGGCACGGGGCGGCAGCCTGCTGGTGTCGGCGGCTGCCGGCTCGGGCAAGACCCGTGTGCTGGTCGAGCGCGTGGTGGGGCTTATCACAGACCCTGAGCACCCGGCGGATGCCGATTCGCTGCTGATCATGACCTTCACCAATGCGGCGGCGGCCAAGCTGCGGGCTGACATCACGGCCCGCCTTGCGCAGGAGGTGCGCGCCCACCCCGGCAATACCAACCTGCGCCGCCAGCAGCTGCTTTTGCAGCGCGCGTCCATCGGCACGGTGGATGCCTTTTGCCTGCATTTTGTGCAGCAGCATTTTGCCATGCTCGATGTACCCCCTGACTTTACGACCGCCGAGGAGGCCGACCTTGCCCGCATTGAGCAGGAAACATTGGCCGCCACGCTGGAGACCGCCTATCAGGACGCCGACTTCCGCGCCTTTGCCGACCTGTACGACCGGGGCCGTACCGACAGCACGGCCGGGGATGCAGTCCTCGACCTCTATCACTTTACCCGGGCATTGCCCCACCCGGCGGCATCGCTGACTGCGTTTGCCGAAATGTGGCAGCAGGAGGCCCCGCCGCAGCAGACCGAATGGGGCCGTGAGCTGTTGGGCATCGCGCTGGCCCGGGCGCAGGGCGTCAAGGCGCTGCTGGACAGCGGCGCAGCCATTGCAGCGCGGGACGAAAAGGCCGATGCCGCCTACACGGCCGTCATGCTTGATGATGCCGCCCGGGTCGAGAACCTCTGCTACCATCTGGAGCAGGGCGATTGGGACAAATGCCTGTCGGCGCTTGAGCTGGTTCTGTCGGGCTGGCGTGCGGCGGGGCGCATCAAGGGCGGCAAGGACGCAAACCAGTCCGCTGCCGCTGCGTCCGAGCTGCGCGACCGTGCAAAAAAGCAGCTTGAAAGCCTGCGCCGGGATGCACTGCTCTGCACGGCTGAGGAATTTGCCGCCGACCGCCGCCGCGCTGCGCCGCTGGTGGCAGCTCTTGTGCGGGTAACGCAGACCTTTGCCGACAACTGCTTTGCTGCGAAATGTGCTGAAAAGGTGCTGGACTACGCGGATTATGAGCATCTGACGCTCGATCTGCTCGTCAATGAGCGCAACGAGCGCACACCGCTGTGCCGCACGGTCAGCAGCCGCTACACGGCGGTGCTGGTGGACGAGTATCAGGATACAAACGCCCTGCAGGACGCTATCTACTTTGCGCTGGCCCGCCCCGAAGCGGACAACCTTTTCTTCGTGGGCGACATCAAGCAGAGCATCTACCGGTTCCGTCTGGCGGACCCCGGTATCTTTGTGGGCAAGCAGCAGCAGTGGAAGCCCCACCCGCAGCCGGCCCCAAGCCCTGCCACGCTGGCGCTGGATGCGAACTTCCGCAGTGCACCCGGCGTGATCGCAGGCATCAACTATCTGTTTGAGGTGTTTTTCACGCAGGGGCTGGGCGGTGTACCCTATGGGGACGGCCAGCGGCTTGTCGTGGGCGGGGATAAAAGCGCCGCCTATCAGGGCCTGTGCGAGATCAATGTCATTGACGGGGCCGATACCGCGGGCGATGCCGCTGTCATTGCCGGGCGCATCGCCGAGATGGTCAAAACCGGCTTTGCCGTGCGCGGCAAGGAGGGGGTGCGCCCCTGCCGGTATGAGGACTTCTGCATCCTGCTGCGCGGCCGCAAGGGCTTTGCCGATTATGAGGGTGCGCTGCGCACGGCGGGCATCCCGGTCTTTGCGGATTCCGCCGCCGATCTGCTTGATGAGCCGCATATCCGACCCTTTGCGGCGCTGCTGCGTGTTATCGACAACCCGGCGCAGGATATTCCGCTGGCAGCTGTGCTGCTGAGTCCGATGTTCCCCTACACGGCGGACGACCTTGTTGCGCTGCGCCGTGCAAGGCCCAACGGCAGTCTGTACGGGGCGGTCCTTGGCGGGGAGCAGGCGCGGTTTGCCCCCTTTACCGAGGCGCTGGCCGAGTACCGCCGTCTCGCCCGCACTCTGCCGGTGGAGGAACTGCTCGGGGAGCTGCTGGCCCGCACCGGCTATCTTGCCGCCGTGGGTGCGCTGCCTGACGGCCTGCGCTGCCGCGAGGATCTGCTCAGCTTTACAGCGTGGGCTGCCGGGGCAGGGCGCGCGGGGCTGCCCGCGCTGATACGCGCGATGGACGCTGCCGCCCACAACGGCGGACTGAACCAGAGCGCAGGCGGACAGACCCGCCCCGGCTGTGTTTCCATCATGACGGTACACCGCTCCAAGGGGCTGGAATTTCCGGTCGTTTTTGTGGCAGACACGGCCCACCAGTTCAACCAGAGCGACGCTGTGCGGCCGGTGCTGACCCACAGCCGCCTTGGCGTGGGCGTCATGCTGCGTGCGCCGCGGGCGGCCAAGCGGTTTAAAACGCTGCCCTATGCGGCGCTGGCGCAGGCCATCCGCACCGAGACCTTGAGCGAGGAGATGCGTGTGCTGTATGTTGCGCTGACCCGCGCGCAGGATGCGCTGATCATCACGGTGCCGCTCAAACGAACCGACAGCGCGCTGAAGCTGCCCGCCCTCTGCGCCGCAGCCGAGGCCACCGGCCCGGAGTCGATGCGCGGCATGGGCAGCTGGGCCGGGTGGCTGCTGACCGCTGCAATGCTGCACCCGGGCAGCGATGCGCTTTGGGCGCGCACGAACTTTCTGCCGCACCACCGCAAAACCGGTGTGCCGCTGGACATTCGGCTGCTGCCCCTGCCCGAGCAGACGGAGCAGCCGTCTGCGCCGCCCGCCGCTGCGGCAGATCCCGCGCTGGTGGCGCAGCTGCAGGCCAGCTTTGCGTGGCAAAGCCCCCGCGCCGCGCTCGAAAAGGTCCCCGCCAAGGTCAGCGTCAGCGCGGTGGCCCACGCCGCCCGCCCGGTTGCCCTGGAACGCCCGGCCTTTCTGCAAAAAAGCGGCATGACCGGCGCCGAGCGCGGCACCGCCATCCACGCCTTTATGCAGAGTGTGCCCTTTGACGGCCCGGCCCCCGATCTTGCGGCCGAGGTGCAGCGGCAGACTAGGCTGCAGCTGCTGGACGCTGCACTGGCAGACAAGCTGGATCTGGACGCCGTGCGCCCCTTCTTTGACAGCGCGGTCTGGCGGCGAATCCGGCTGGCCCGCCGCATCCTGCGCGAGGAGCCGTTCATCACGGCGCTGCCCGCCGCCGACATCACCCCCGCCGCAGGGCAGGGGAGCGCCGCCGGGGCCGAGGTGCTGGTGCAGGGCATTGCCGACTTGGTGCTGGTGTTTGACGAGCATGCCGAGATCCTTGACTATAAGACCGACCGCAGCCGCGATGCGCAGTATTATATTGACGAATACGCCGCCCAGCTGCGGCTTTACCGCCGGGCGTTTGCCCAGCGGCTGAGCGTGCCGGTGACGAAGCTGACGATCTACAGCTTTGCCATCGGAGATGAGATTGATGTGCCGCTTGGCTAA
- a CDS encoding amino acid ABC transporter ATP-binding protein → MSEPVIEVRHLSKSFGTHVVLRDVDFTVNPGDVTCIIGASGSGKSTLLRCINLLETPTNGKVLFHGNDITAKGSDPCAYRAKVGMVFQSFNLFNNMTVLDNCTAGLRYVLHMDKEAAERTALDNLEKVGMAPYIHAKPRQLSGGQKQRVAIARALAMQPEVLLFDEPTSALDPQMVGEVLAVMRQLAKEGLTMLVVTHEMAFARDVSTHVVYMADGVICEEGTPADIFERPQNPKTVEFLSRFRQA, encoded by the coding sequence ATGTCTGAGCCTGTTATTGAGGTACGCCACCTTTCCAAGAGCTTCGGCACCCATGTCGTTCTGCGCGATGTGGATTTCACCGTCAACCCCGGCGATGTCACCTGCATCATCGGTGCGTCCGGCAGCGGCAAATCGACCCTGCTGCGCTGCATCAACCTGCTGGAGACCCCCACGAACGGCAAGGTGCTGTTCCACGGCAACGACATCACGGCCAAGGGCAGCGACCCGTGCGCCTACCGCGCCAAGGTGGGCATGGTGTTCCAGAGCTTCAACCTTTTCAACAATATGACGGTGCTGGACAACTGCACGGCGGGTCTGCGCTATGTGCTGCACATGGACAAGGAGGCCGCCGAGCGCACCGCACTGGACAATCTGGAGAAGGTCGGCATGGCGCCCTATATCCATGCCAAGCCGCGCCAGCTTTCCGGCGGGCAGAAGCAGCGTGTGGCGATTGCCCGCGCGCTGGCCATGCAGCCCGAGGTACTGCTGTTTGACGAGCCGACCTCCGCGCTGGACCCCCAGATGGTGGGCGAGGTGCTGGCCGTCATGCGCCAGCTGGCCAAGGAGGGGCTGACAATGCTTGTCGTCACCCATGAGATGGCCTTTGCCCGCGATGTATCTACCCATGTAGTCTACATGGCGGACGGCGTCATCTGTGAGGAGGGCACCCCCGCCGACATCTTTGAGCGCCCGCAGAACCCCAAGACCGTTGAGTTCCTGAGCCGGTTCCGGCAGGCGTAA
- a CDS encoding amino acid ABC transporter permease yields MQDFFTNCATVLQKYGFSYLRGAGTTLLLALVGTFFGCLIGFAVGALQTIPIDKQRDPAWKRVLLKILHIFLRCYVELFRGTPMIVQAVFIYYGLLQVFGIKMGMWQAGFFIVSINTGAYMAETVRGGIVSIDPGQTEGAKAIGMNHWQTMLHVILPQALRNIIPQIGNNFIINIKDTSVLSVISITDLFFVHKSVVGALYTYFESAAIVMVIYLTMTLFASYLLRLWEKALDGPQNYDLNTTDSLAYTSGMYNAPDPNHESQNLDMKGGAAHV; encoded by the coding sequence ATGCAAGACTTTTTCACAAACTGTGCCACAGTGCTGCAGAAGTACGGCTTTTCGTATCTGCGCGGCGCGGGCACGACCCTGCTGCTGGCGCTGGTCGGCACATTTTTCGGCTGCCTGATCGGCTTTGCGGTCGGCGCACTGCAGACCATCCCCATCGACAAGCAGCGCGACCCGGCGTGGAAGCGTGTGCTGCTGAAAATCCTGCACATCTTCCTGCGCTGCTATGTGGAACTGTTCCGCGGTACGCCGATGATCGTGCAGGCCGTGTTCATCTACTACGGTCTTTTGCAGGTGTTCGGCATCAAGATGGGCATGTGGCAGGCAGGCTTCTTCATCGTTTCCATCAACACCGGTGCCTATATGGCGGAGACAGTCCGCGGCGGCATCGTGTCCATTGACCCGGGCCAGACCGAGGGTGCCAAGGCCATCGGCATGAACCACTGGCAGACGATGCTCCATGTCATTCTGCCGCAGGCGCTGCGCAACATCATCCCGCAGATCGGCAACAACTTCATCATCAACATCAAGGACACCTCGGTGCTGTCGGTCATCTCGATCACCGATTTGTTCTTTGTCCACAAGAGCGTGGTCGGCGCGCTGTACACCTACTTTGAGAGCGCTGCCATCGTCATGGTCATCTACCTGACGATGACCCTGTTCGCCAGCTACCTGCTGCGCCTGTGGGAGAAAGCGCTGGACGGCCCGCAGAACTATGACCTGAACACGACCGACTCGCTGGCCTACACCAGCGGCATGTACAACGCCCCGGACCCGAACCATGAGTCCCAGAATCTGGATATGAAGGGAGGCGCAGCCCATGTCTGA
- a CDS encoding transporter substrate-binding domain-containing protein, producing MKLKKMLALTMAAVLAAGLTACGSSADTSAAPAAESTAATADAAGAPDGDGDPTTLTVAMECAYAPYNWTQSDDSNGAVAIRGSSDYAYGYDVMMAKKIGEALGQQVQIVKLDWDSLIPAVMSGDVDCVIAGQSITAERAAQVDFSNPYYYASIVTLTKKDSAYANAASVADLAGATATSQLGTIWYDTCLPQIENANILPAQETAPAMLVALNSGACDIVVTDRPTAQAALVAYPDFTLLDFGGGDNDFKVSEEDINIGISMKKGNTALQSAINEVLSTMTADDYNAMMDDAISVQPLSE from the coding sequence ATGAAGCTCAAGAAAATGCTTGCCCTGACCATGGCCGCTGTGCTGGCCGCCGGTCTGACCGCCTGCGGCTCCAGCGCCGACACCTCCGCCGCCCCTGCTGCTGAGAGCACTGCGGCCACTGCGGATGCTGCCGGTGCCCCGGACGGCGACGGCGACCCCACCACCCTGACCGTTGCGATGGAGTGCGCTTACGCCCCCTACAACTGGACCCAAAGCGACGATTCCAACGGTGCCGTTGCGATTCGCGGCTCCAGCGACTACGCCTACGGCTACGATGTCATGATGGCCAAGAAGATCGGCGAGGCACTGGGCCAGCAGGTCCAGATCGTCAAGCTGGACTGGGACAGCCTGATTCCCGCCGTCATGAGCGGCGATGTGGACTGCGTCATCGCTGGTCAGTCCATCACGGCTGAGCGCGCTGCACAGGTCGATTTCAGCAACCCTTACTACTACGCCTCGATCGTCACCCTGACGAAGAAGGACAGCGCCTACGCCAATGCGGCGAGCGTGGCCGATCTGGCCGGTGCGACCGCTACCAGCCAGCTGGGCACCATCTGGTATGACACCTGCCTGCCCCAGATCGAGAACGCCAACATCCTGCCCGCGCAGGAGACCGCGCCCGCCATGCTGGTGGCCCTGAACAGCGGTGCCTGCGACATCGTTGTCACCGACCGCCCCACCGCGCAGGCCGCGCTGGTCGCCTACCCCGACTTCACGCTGCTGGATTTCGGCGGCGGCGACAATGACTTCAAGGTCAGCGAGGAGGACATCAACATCGGCATCTCGATGAAGAAGGGCAACACCGCCCTGCAGAGTGCCATCAACGAGGTCCTGTCCACAATGACCGCTGATGATTACAACGCCATGATGGACGACGCCATCAGCGTTCAGCCCCTGAGCGAGTAA